Proteins found in one Polyangiaceae bacterium genomic segment:
- a CDS encoding TerB family tellurite resistance protein, whose translation MEPKVARCLLISKVLVADGIMTAQEREFLHRAMVGFGLSEDERQRVIELEGWDEAEHIVAAMTEREKRALVDDLTEAALIDGKLSPHELEAVQRIAQALGIG comes from the coding sequence ATGGAACCGAAGGTCGCGCGCTGCCTGTTGATCTCCAAGGTGTTGGTGGCCGACGGCATCATGACCGCGCAGGAGCGCGAGTTCCTGCACCGTGCCATGGTCGGCTTCGGCCTGAGCGAGGACGAGCGCCAGCGCGTGATCGAGCTCGAGGGTTGGGACGAGGCCGAGCACATCGTCGCCGCCATGACAGAACGCGAGAAGCGCGCGCTGGTCGACGACCTGACGGAAGCCGCGCTCATCGACGGCAAGCTGAGCCCCCACGAGCTCGAAGCGGTGCAGCGCATCGCGCAGGCGCTTGGCATCGGTTGA
- a CDS encoding antibiotic biosynthesis monooxygenase: MFVVTNRIPVAQGHEIDFEDRFKKRVHLVDQAPGFVRNEVHRPKAMKLDHATGTWSEDPDKQGYYEVKTWWRSFEDFVAWTKSPAFAEAHKNRAPREMFAGENVLEIHEIVTSTDLDTD, translated from the coding sequence ATGTTCGTCGTCACCAATCGCATTCCGGTCGCCCAAGGTCACGAGATCGACTTCGAGGATCGTTTCAAGAAGCGCGTCCATCTGGTGGACCAGGCCCCGGGCTTCGTCCGCAACGAGGTCCATCGACCCAAGGCCATGAAGTTGGATCACGCCACGGGAACGTGGAGCGAAGATCCGGACAAGCAGGGCTACTACGAGGTCAAGACCTGGTGGCGAAGCTTCGAGGACTTCGTGGCCTGGACCAAGAGCCCCGCCTTCGCGGAAGCGCACAAGAACCGCGCACCGCGGGAGATGTTCGCCGGAGAGAACGTGCTGGAGATCCACGAGATCGTGACCAGCACCGACCTGGACACGGACTGA
- a CDS encoding periplasmic heavy metal sensor: MTRFHSLVLGLCVALATPTAFAQPNRAKVEARIKELRTDVLKKHVGLDDAKAKQVEKVLDKYEPQRQAAQKDMREKQRTLKALLAADSNDQNAYKNAIKGYRDADKKLRSVRDKEFDEIAKLITPKQQAKLVVALRKMQAKIRSAMRKRAQGGR, from the coding sequence ATGACGAGGTTTCATTCTTTGGTTTTGGGTTTGTGCGTCGCGCTGGCCACCCCGACGGCCTTCGCTCAACCAAACCGCGCGAAGGTGGAAGCGCGCATCAAGGAGCTGCGCACGGACGTGCTGAAGAAGCACGTGGGCCTGGACGACGCCAAGGCCAAGCAGGTCGAAAAGGTCCTCGACAAGTACGAGCCCCAGCGCCAGGCGGCCCAGAAGGACATGCGTGAGAAACAACGCACGCTGAAGGCGCTGCTGGCGGCGGACAGCAACGACCAGAACGCCTACAAGAACGCGATCAAAGGCTACCGGGACGCGGACAAGAAGCTGCGCTCGGTTCGCGACAAGGAATTCGACGAGATCGCCAAGCTCATCACGCCGAAGCAGCAAGCCAAGCTCGTGGTGGCGCTCCGGAAAATGCAGGCGAAAATCCGAAGTGCGATGCGCAAGCGCGCCCAGGGCGGCCGCTGA